The Pelodiscus sinensis isolate JC-2024 chromosome 32, ASM4963464v1, whole genome shotgun sequence genomic sequence CTCTAGCTGCACACCCCTCATGGTGCTAGCCAACAAAGAAGCCCCGGGGTACTTCAACAGCACGTTCGAGGGGCGCATGAATCTAACCACCCATGGTGTTACAGTGAAGAAGGCAGAGAAATGGCTGGCCGGCCAGTACCGAGTGGATACATCCCTTCATGAAACCTGCCTGGCTCGTATCAACCTGACAGTGCCGGGTAAGTGTCCAAGGTGACTTGCCTCAAAGCTTATGACCAGCGGGATTCCAGTCCCACGCAGAACTAGCCACTTGACCACAGACGGTTTGTGTAACGACAGTCAAGTCACTTAGCCCTACATATGTGTGGGAGTGGCATCTCAGAAGGCTGTCAATCGCAGTGAACTCGCCTGATTAACTAAAAAGATTAATGATGATTAATCGCAGCCTTGATTCACTGCTAAACAAtaaaataccaattgaaatgtattaaatatttttggatttaaaacaaacaaaaggaagttttcttcacacagtaaacagttaacttgtggaactgcTTGCTGGGGGATGCTGAGACCAGGACTTGAGCAAGattcaaaaaagacctagatacaTTTTATGGGGATTCGGTCCaccaatggctactagccaggatgggtaggaatggtgttcctaacctctgtttgtaaGGAGAGGGATCAGTTGATTGTTTTTGTACATTTTTGCAAtggcacagaatacaaagtgtacagcgCTCCCTTTATATTGTTATGGCACGTATTTGCactgaaaaaaagagaaatcGTGTTTCTCAGTTTACCTCATCCACACAGTGTAATAAAATGTGTTTCTTTagcatgaaagtgcaacttacagttttttccttttccttcccttttaAAAAAGACACTCATGGCtgcttttcatttatttaaaaaaaaagttactttagAGACCCAAGTAACTCCGGGTACTTCTGCTAGCGTTTAAGATAAATCGATACAAAGTAAACACCGTGCACTTTTTATTTTGTGACTGGGAGATTCCTCATGATTTTCTTTTAATCGCTAGACAGCCCTCATGAGCAATTCCCAGGGATGTCACTGGGAGCTGCCCTTCTAGCCTAGAAGTCCCTGAGATCCTTGTAGGCAGCTGGGAGACTTTCTTGGAGGCAGATTGGTCCGGCGGGTGTGGTGCTGGATTGGGATTTGGAAGCCTGGCCTGATTTCACAGCTCCTCCTGAGGGGATCTGAGACAAGTTCCCGCCCATCCATACAGCGAGAGGGTGAAACTGACCTCCTCTGTCAAACACTTGGACAGCGATGGGTGATGAGGACTGTGTACTTGCACAGAGCTCCCTCGGTGTCTCCTTTCTCTTCGGGAGGAAAGATGGCCTTCTGTTTGGTTCGCTTGGTTGGGCCTCAGGAGACCCAGCATCCATttctagctctgccacagactgtgtgtgtgaccTTGTCCCAGTCACTTAGCCCTGGATTGGAGAAGATAGCTAGGAACTGCTGCATGCAATGACACAGCCCAAAACTGATTTCGGGGGCCTGTCTCTCTTTCTGAAGGCCTTTGGAGTCATTTCCcactcagcttttccacttgctgccccagctctgctcctggccgcAGCTGGGCTCCCAGACGCCAGCCCGTCTCCTGCTTGGCTCCCAGCTGGTCCCCACTCACACCTGCCGGAGCTCCgctgctgaaccacagatgtaGCTAGGCCAGAGAGTCCCAAACCGGAGGGGTTACGTCCCTTCAAGCTCAACAAGTCCTGAACGTGCTGGCAGGCTCCACCGCTCTCGAGCAAGGCCCCTGCTTCCCTTTAGATTGGAATTGCTGAATTCCCTTCGGTGGGTCACCTCCTGCGATCAGGGCTGGCTTAGCCCTGAACCTGTCCAGTCTAACAGACACCCTGGTACAGGCCTTCCCCATCCCAAGGAGATATTGGGAGGGTGAAGACCCTAAGAGGGCTGGGAGGTGCACGGTCCCACTTTTCACTAGAGGGGGTGGTTTGCGTCTTCACATGGctgagcagttttaaaatccagaCTGGCCGACTTTCAAGAAAAATCCATCAAAATACAACATTCTAGCTCTCCCATCAGATATGGGCTGGACACGGGAATCCTTGGGTGATGTTCTCCTGCCTGGGTTATACAGGCGCCAGGTCAGACCCGCCAATCTAATGGTGCCTTATAATCTGTGACTTTCTGTTTGCCTGCAGATCCCATCTCAGAGCTCCCCGCTGCCAGAGACGAGATGGTCAATCTGACTGGAGAGGGAAGTAGCAACGGGACACTTACTAACAGCTCTGCAGCGCGGGGTAGGTGTTCATGACCCGGATCCGTTCTCAGGACCCTGTAGGATGGCACCACAGCGTGTTAGTGCCTGGTCCTTTTCCCTGCAGAGCGCCTGTGTTTTCCCCCAGTGAGTGCTAGCGACTCAGCACCGAGGGGCCGTTGGCTGGAGCCCCGAGACGcccttttgttgtttgttttgtcacCTTTGAGGGGAGTCATGGGGGGGTTTGTTTGATCCCCACGGTGAAACGGGTGGTCAAGTGCCACCCCTGGAGCACGGGGCCGGTTCTGCCcccggaaggggtgtggcctcaagCAGAGGAGGCGGGTCtgtgagggcagccagccctctgccacGCCCGGAATGTagtgtcctcctccccctccacacccgGCGTGCGCTCTAGCAGCAATTCCGAGGGACCTGGGGCAACTGAGAATTGACGATTCCCCGttattcagctctggggaggccacgcCTGGAGTCttgcgtccagttctggcccctccGCTTCAGAAGGGGtgtgggcacattggagagggtctagtggaGGACGACAaaatgaggagggggctggagcacgtgccCTACGAAGGGCGGCCGTATGACAAAgcacccctgctccccacaccgcccgtcccagccccgctccccggcaGGCGCTTGTGGGCTGGCTGCGAGGCTCTCGCTGGCCAGAGATGTCCCCATAGACTGTCGAGAGCCCACctgagctctaaccactaggggCTGCCATCTTGGTCCTTCTCCAAAAGGGCCTGAGCTGAGCCTAGTCACGTCACGTCAGGACAAATCACGAGTAGAGGGAGGCGCCTCATCACGGCTTCCTCCTCGGCTTTCCCGAACGCCTGCCTTGGGCAGCTCCCACCTCGCATGCTAGCTCCCGCGAACCTCTTTTCTTGGGGGTTGCATGGGGAGCCAGGGTGCTGCGCTCTGAGGTGGCCGGGCGCCACAATActcagcttccctccccctttggcTCCTGCCCCGGGGACTTAGTGTTCAAACTTTTCCCTCATCCACCGAGGCTGAGCAAACCCCAGGAAAAGTCAAGCGTTTCCCCTCATCACAGGACTccgggagctggggctttaaggaaaGCACCGAATATCACAagaggctgccacacaggggtcCCCTGGCTCTCGTTGGAATGACTCTCATGCTCCTGTGTTACTTGACTTGAGTGAAGGGCGAAGACCCCACCGTGCTAGGAGATGtacaaatgcagattttttttgtccCCCAAACTAGGTTGTGATCCTCAGTCAGGCTCACTTTAAAATACTTATCTGCCCCCACTCCTATCATGTTAGCATCTGCCTGTCTCCCATGCAaccccccagcatcccctgggATAGGGCCGAGTGACTATCCACCATGCACGGCCGGGGAATTGAGGTTGGGAGCAAAGTTCCTTGTGAACTGGGGCCttgggcggccactcaggagagatttcatTGCTGCCTGGTTGACTAGCAGAGCGCCTTCAGCTAAGTTTGTGAGTCTgtaggtggtgcacatccgcacatgccctGGTgcccataaaatttattctgcacatggatagagaAAAATCTGCCCGGGGTggaaagatgagagggaacattggttgggaTGAGGACTTACTAATAGAGCAGAGAACTGAACCCTGCTCTCTGAAGTCCCTGGCGAGGGGGCACATATCTGACCATCCGCCTGCTCCTATGTGCATCTAACCTAAGTTTTCTCCTGGGTTTACTTTCCAGAGCCAAGGAGCCGCTATGGCTTGTGGGCCTCGCTGGTGCTGTTGCTCTTATTGCTGCTGTATCTTATGTACACTAGAAAtgtagggggagcaggggcagaaacCCAGCGCTGTTGTGAAGAGGAAGGGAGCTTGAACCCAGCTGGTGTCATGGAGCAGGAACCCAATGGAGAGGCTCCCAAAGACATCCCATTGAATGATGAGGCAACAAAGCCCTGAGGACTAATTTGGCTGCCCCAAAGCCAAGGGCCCCCCTGAAgatttgaacccctggatttcatacttcgCGTCTACTTCAAGTCGATGTTTTTGCTGTGGGGGTTGTGATACTTTGCAGCACCTGGCGAGAGGCTGGCGGAAAAGTCCCGGAAAGGGAGGGTTGCCCGatagtttcaccaaaaataccgaatACGGCAGGCCAAAAATTGGcttaggaggaaaaaaaatggggaccaaacttgttgagcaaaaaactgGCTCGGCTCCTTTAAATTCCATCacacttcccccccgcccctcattCCCTCACCCCAACCAGATGTGGCGGGGAAAGATGGTCCCAGGTGGCCTTCTGTGTCCGGAATACATGCCCAGTGTTTTCTGGGCTTTTTTACCGGAAAGAAGGCGCAAATACTGGCCACCTTACGGAAAAGATTTACAAATTCTGTGAAACGAACAGCTCCCAAGTGTTATAACGAAGGTGTATCGAGTGTATCAGGACACTCTGGTTTGCATAAGTTAGTCATTTAGCTTTAAGATGAAGGCTCTAATTAAGTGCACAATAATGAGAGTTTACTTttagaaaagcactgatgattttacatgagatcgtcagtgcttttccggaaattcaagcggccagtgtagacagctggcaagttattccggaaaagcggctgattttctggaataactggccagtgtagacacagccttggtgtttatAGACTCagctttcccttgatatattttttatcCTCAACCTTTTCTTGTCCCATCCCTGCCTCCCAATATTCCCTTCTTCTACCCCCTTCCCttctctatttattttggtcctagacataCAGCActacggtcatctgaagaagtgggctgtgcccacgaaagctcatgatcctagctacatgttttgttagtctataaagtgctactaagCTATTGGtattttcagtttacctgtacagactggcatgattttctgcaaatgcttttaacggaaaagtttttccattaaaagcatttgcagaaaagagcgtctagattggcacagatgcttttccacaaaatcactttttttgcggaaaagcgtctgtgccaatctttcttgcgcaaaaccgtgtctagccccgatcgccattttcgccatgggggctttttttgcgcaaaacagttttttatctgtctacgctggcccttttgcgcaaatacatttccggaaaagggcttttgcccgaacgggaacgtcaaagcatttgcgcaagaagcactgattttggacagtagaacgtcagagcgtttgcgcaaaatcaagcagccagtgtagacagctggcaagtttttgggcaaaagcagctgcttttgaggaaaaacttgccagtctagacgcagccaggccTGTGTATAACACCCACAAGCTGAGACAGGAGCCGGTGGAgggttttgtggaaaagcagagTCTGTGAGGAAAGAACAGAGCAGCCCAAATTGATCTTTCTCGCTGTTATTTAAGAGTGTCTGGGTCTGCCTGTCAGTGACGTTGGCTGCCTGCTGGCCAGGGGACATTAAATGTTAGTCTTAAgttaatgtattttaatttgtGAATATGATCACAGTTTTTCAGATGTGTATATACAAGTTTTATATGTCACAGTGTAGGAAGGATGGGGTTAAATTGTCTCCCTGGCACTCGGGGCCTGTGTGTACAGAGGATCTCTGTGCATGTTATATAACTCCTGTATTTCCTGCGTGTGTTAATATCCTATGtcgtttttttaaatgttgttgaTTATCTCCTTTCAGTTGTCATGGACTGTGTTATATTTTCCTTTGTTCTATAAAAGCCTTTCTTGCTTTATGAAATACTTTGTAACCACCTTTTCCTTTTAAATCCTTGTTTAAAAGCGGTTTATGCTATTTTCATCTTCAGAGGGGCTTCTTCccggaaatttaaaaaaaaaatagagatatacctatcttctagaactggaaggggccttgaaaaGTCATGGGAGCTGGACTgggcagtgagaagccccagagagcaggaagcgCCCCAAGAGGCACCCCCGAGCGGTCGTCTGTCATTGGATGAGTCCCTGGGGCTAAACAGCACCCCCAAGATGTGGGGGTGGCAAAATCCAAGCAGGGGGCAAATCAGGTGGAGGCCGGGGCAGTGACATGGAGCCATCTACAACCCTAGAGAAGCTGGACCCATGTGAACAAATCAGGTTTTCCCAGAGCCAAAGGCAAGGCCCTACCTCAGCACCAAAGCCGGCAGGCCCTACCCC encodes the following:
- the LOC142823285 gene encoding uncharacterized protein LOC142823285 isoform X3, encoding MGPETPGCSWGQMGEGVTCRGCCREGVLGAGPGACPLYDLSVPEGSSGHLEINITEKLPVLCKMQSAVAATDGSSCTPLMVLANKEAPGYFNSTFEGRMNLTTHGVTVKKAEKWLAGQYRVDTSLHETCLARINLTVPDPISELPAARDEMVNLTGEGSSNGTLTNSSAAREPRSRYGLWASLVLLLLLLLYLMYTRNVGGAGAETQRCCEEEGSLNPAGVMEQEPNGEAPKDIPLNDEATKP
- the LOC142823285 gene encoding uncharacterized protein LOC142823285 isoform X1, whose product is MLSREIQAPCCKTFPPILAGKGSPEPLHLGLMWELKMLWLFLGLLRLSAGSGEVAGPGACPLYDLSVPEGSSGHLEINITEKLPVLCKMQSAVAATDGSSCTPLMVLANKEAPGYFNSTFEGRMNLTTHGVTVKKAEKWLAGQYRVDTSLHETCLARINLTVPDPISELPAARDEMVNLTGEGSSNGTLTNSSAAREPRSRYGLWASLVLLLLLLLYLMYTRNVGGAGAETQRCCEEEGSLNPAGVMEQEPNGEAPKDIPLNDEATKP
- the LOC142823285 gene encoding uncharacterized protein LOC142823285 isoform X2, translating into MLSREIQAPCCKTFPPILAGKGSPEPLHLGLMWELKMLWLFLGLLRLSAGSGEVAGPGACPLYDLSVPEGSSGHLEINITEKLPVLCKMQSAVAATDGSSCTPLMVLANKEAPGYFNSTFEGRMNLTTHGVTVKKAEKWLAGQYRVDTSLHETCLARINLTVPELPAARDEMVNLTGEGSSNGTLTNSSAAREPRSRYGLWASLVLLLLLLLYLMYTRNVGGAGAETQRCCEEEGSLNPAGVMEQEPNGEAPKDIPLNDEATKP
- the LOC142823285 gene encoding uncharacterized protein LOC142823285 isoform X4: MQSAVAATDGSSCTPLMVLANKEAPGYFNSTFEGRMNLTTHGVTVKKAEKWLAGQYRVDTSLHETCLARINLTVPDPISELPAARDEMVNLTGEGSSNGTLTNSSAAREPRSRYGLWASLVLLLLLLLYLMYTRNVGGAGAETQRCCEEEGSLNPAGVMEQEPNGEAPKDIPLNDEATKP